Below is a genomic region from Dehalococcoides mccartyi.
CCCGGCTTTTTATACAGGCGGGGCTGTATTCGGTAACTGACAGACTGTGGTTGGCGGCCGCAAGCAGGGCTACAGCCTGAGCTTTGCCAATGGCAAGAGCGCTCTTAATATTTTTATCTGCAAACGGGCTTTCCACCGCTACTTCGTCCGGCTGGTATAGTTCAATCACTTCCACCAGTCCTTTATATATATACGCCAAACGCTGAGGTACGGGTGCGCTGGCAGGGGGGGTAAGGCTGGAAAAACCTATCAGTGACAGCTCATCATCTGCGGCCTCAATAACGCCGTATCCCACTACTATTGTGCCGGGGTCTATTCCCAATATTCTCATAAACTAAGCCTGAGAGTGGTATTTCTCCACTACTTCGGGGTCAAAATCTGCGTTGGAAGAAACAGTCTGGACATCATCCAGTTCCTCCAGCTTGTCCAGCAGCTTTAAAACCTGCAGGGAGGTTTCTTCGTCCAGTTTAACAGTATTTTTGGGTATCATGTTTATTTCGGCTGAATCTACAGTAACGCCTTGGGCTTCCAGCTGCTGGCGGACTTTTTCCATATCCGGCATGGCAGTATATATCTCCATGTAGTTTTCTTCTACGTTTACGTCTTCCGCTCCCATATCGATGGCTTTTAAGGAAAGGTCATCGGTATCAAGCCCCACCGTTTCCACTCCGATGACCCCTTTAGCCTCAAATATCCAGGATACCGCCCCGGATTCAGCTAAACTGCCGCCGCTTCTTGAGAACATGTGACGGACATCTGAAACGGTGCGGTTGCGGTTGTCACTCATACCGTTCACCAGTACGGCAACGCCTCCTGGTCCATAACCTTCCAAAACCATCTCAATGACAGTTGTTCCTTCCAGTTCCCCGGAACCTTTTTTGATAGCCCGTTCAATATTGTCTGAAGGCATGCGGTTGTCTTTGGCTTTTTGTATAGCCAGGCGGAGGCGGGCATTTCCTTCGGGGCTGGGGCCGCCCTGTTTGGCGGCGAAGATGATTTCGCGTGAGAGTTTGGTAAACAGCTGGCCTCGTTTGGCGTCAGCCGCACCCTTGGCGTGTTTGATGGTAGCCCACTTGGAATGTCCGGACATATATTATCTCTCCTGTTGTCTAGCTGCTACCATTCTAGCACTTTTTACAATTTGGGATAAAGTGTTTGGGGAAAATGTAAAAAGCAAAATTTGTCAGGCGGAAGGTGTGGGTTTTTCAGTCTTGGGCAACTACCATTGCAATGGCGTATTCGCGGCAGTGGGATAGACTGACAGACAGCTGCTTGATACCAAGAAGACCAGCTTTGGCCAGTGCCTGCCCGTACAGATTTATTGACGGCTGTCCGTCAGGCAGATTCAGGGTTTCTATCTCTGAGTAGCTTTGGTTTTTAGGCAGGCTGAGGGCTTTTATGACTGCTTCTTTAGCCGCAAAACGGGCTGCCAGTGAAGGCAGGCGGTCTTTACATAAAGACAGTTCAGCCGGGGTGAATATGCGGTTCAAAAAACGTTCTCCCCAGCGGGCTTGGGCCGCTTTGATGCGGCGGATTTCAATAATATCCGTACCTGTATAAAGCATAACGGCTTTATTATAACGGCTGTCAGCGCACTTGGCGAGGGTTATCTTTTCTTTTTGCCCAGTATGCGGTTTAAGCTGCTGCCGTCAAGGCGGGTATAAAGTTTGCCGTCTACCTCCAGGGTAGGTGCCAGCCCGCAGATACCGGCGCAGTTGATAGTATCCAGACTTATCTCATTATCAGGAGTGGTCTCGCCGGCTTTGATGCCCAACCGTTTTTCAATATTCCTAAGCAGTCTTTCCGCCCCCATTACGTGGCAGGCTGTTCCCCGGCAAACATGCACCTTGTGAATCCCCGGTGGTTCAAGCCTGAACTGGCTGTAAAAAGTGGCTATATTGTAAACAGAGCTTTCGGGTACGCCTACGTAAACAGATACCGATTGCATCATGTCACGGGAAAGGTAAGAAAACTTGCGCTGGAAAGCCAGCAGAATGGGGATAAGGTTTTCTCTTTTTGCTTCGTACAGGGAGAGTACGGGGGTGTATGCCTTGTTTACGGGCTTGTCCATAATGCACCTCCGCAAGATTTACTTGGCTGGCATGGATTACCCTTGATAAAAAGTATATCTCAAATAAATCTTGATTAGCAACGAATTTGGTAAAAATAAGTACTAATACTTACGGCATATGCAGATGTACTTAAGGGCAGTTTGCACCTGTATCTACGTACAATACAAACGTGAGTTCAGTTGCCCTTGGTAATGGGCTGTGTTATCATTACGAGAGTTTTGGGTGGAGGAAGTGTGTGGCTGTACAGGATCAACTTGACAACCTGAACCGCCTTAAAAAACAGGCGGAAATGGGCGGCGGAGAAGCCAAGATAGATGCTCAGCATAAACGGGGCAAGTTAACTGCCCGTGAACGTATAGAATTGCTCTTTGACAAAGGAACATTTAACGAACTGGGAGCTTTTGCCGCCCACCGCTGCCGTGATTTTGGGCTGGAAAAACAGCGGAACGCGGGAGATGCGGTGGTAACCGGCAGCGGTTTGGTAAACGGGCGGCTGGTTTTTGCCTACTCCCAGGATTTTACTGTTTTGGGCGGCTCTATCTCCGAAGTGGTAGGCCAGAAAGTAGCCCAGGTTATAGATATGGCTATCAGGGCGGGTGCGCCTCTGATTGCTATAAATGACTCAGGCGGTGCCCGTATACAGGAGGGCGTCGCCAGTCTGAGCGGGGTGGGGGATATACTTCTCCGCAATACAATTGCCAGCGGGGTTATTCCCCAGATATCGGTAGTGGTGGGCCCAAGTGCCGGAGGTGCGGTTTATGCTCCGGCTCTGACAGACTTTATCTTTGCGGTTAAGGGCATAAGCCAGATGTATATTACCGGGCCGGATGTTATCAAAGCGGTAACGGGGGAAGATATCAGCCATGAGGCACTGGGGGGAGCGGAAATCCACGCTAAGAAAAGCGGGGTAGCCCATTTCCTGTGCGAAAATGAAAAGGAGTGTTTTGAACAGATAAGGGAGCTGATGGGTTTCCTACCCCAGAGTAACCGCAACAAACCTCCCCGCGGCAAAAATAAGGATAATGAAGAACGCAAAACCCGTGACCTCAGGGATATAATACCGGATAATCCCAAACGGGCTTACGATATGAAAAAAGTTATTACCGAAGTAGCTGACGAGAAAGAATTTTTTGAGGTTCACAAGCATTTTGCCCAGAATATAATAGTCGGCTTTGTGCGTATGGGCGGGCAGCCTGCGGGTATTGTCGCCCAACAGCCCTCGCATATGGCCGGTGTTATAGACATAAACGCATCACTCAAAGCAGCTCGGTTTATCCGCTTTTGCGATGCCTTTGAGATACCGCTGGTCAGTTTTGTAGACGTGCCGGGTTTTATGCCGGGTACAGACCAGGAGCACAGCGGTATTATCAAGCACGGTGCCAAGCTGATTTATGCTTATGCGGAAGCAACTGTGCCCAAGATAACGGTTATCACCCGCAAGGCTTACGGGGGTGCGTATATTGTTATGAGCAGCAAGCACCTCAGGGGTGATATAAACTATGCCTGGCCGGCCAGTGAAGTGGCGGTCATGGGGGCGGAAGGGGCAGTAAATATCATATCTCGTAAGGCTATTACCGAGTCTGCAAACCCGGAAGAAACCCGCCAGAAACTGCTTGACGAATACCGGGAACACTTTGCCAACCCCTATCAGGCGGCTCAGCTGGGATATATAGACGACGTAATTGACCCGGCGGATACCAGGAGCAAAATAATAAAAGCCCTGCGCTCTCTGGAAAACAAGGTGCTGGCAAATCCGCCTAAGAAACACGGGAATATACCTTTGTAAAGGAAGGTTGCATAAACAAAACATGGGGAAAACACTAGCAGAAAAAATACTCAGCCTGAAGTCTGGCAGTGATGCCAGCGCCGGAGACATAGTAGTCTCCAAGGTGGACCTGGCCTTTGTTCAGGATACCACCGGCCCTCTGACTGTCAGGGAATTTTGGGACAACGGCTTTACCAAACTGGCTAATCCGTCACGGACAGCCCTTTTTCTGGACCATGCCGCACCCAGCCCCCAAAGACAGCTTTCAACAGACCATATCCTGCTCCGCAAGTTTGCCCGGGATACCGGGGCGCTCATTTTTGATGTAGGCGAGGGTGTCTGTCACCAGCTGGTAGCCGAAAAGCTGGCCAGACCGGGTGATGTGATTGTCGGGGCAGATTCCCATACGGTTACCGCCGGCGGTTTGGGCGCTTTTTCCACCGGTATGGGTTCATCTGATATTGCGGTGGCCTTTGCCCTGGGCAAGACATGGTTCCGGGTGCCGGAGACTATTAAAGTAGTAGTTAACGGGCGGTTTAAACACGGAATTTATGCCAAAGATCTTATTTTGCATCTTATCGGGCTTATCGGGGCGGACGGGGCTACCTATAAAGCTCTGGAGTTTTCCGGTAATGTGGTTAATAATATGACGATAGCTGAAAGGTTGACTATCGCCAATATGGCGGTTGAGGCCGGGGCTAAAGTAGGTCTTTTCCCTTCTGACCGCCAAACACTTGAATACCTGCGTTCGGTAGGGCGTGAGGCTGACTACCAGCCTTTGGCAGCTGATGCAGATGCAGTGTACGAAAGGGTGATAGAAATAGACGCAACCGCCCTTGAACCCACCGTATCCAAACCCCACACTGTTGACAATACTGCTACTGCCCGTGAGCTTAAAGGTACCAAGCTTGACCAGGTGTTTATCGGCACTTGTACCGGGGGGCGTCTGGATGATTTGGCGGTAGCGGCGGCTATATTTAAGAACCGCAGACACCATCCCCAAACCCGCCTTATAGTCACGCCTGCTTCTCAGAAAGTATATCTGGAAGCTATTCGTTTGGGATATATAGAAATACTGGTGCAGGCCGGGGCAAATATCATGCCGCCCGGTTGCGGTGCCTGTCTGGGTGTTCATCAAGGTGTTTTGGGAGACGGGGAAGTCTGCCTTTCCACCGCCAACCGCAATTTCAAAGGCCGGATGGGCAACCCCGAAGGGTTTATTTATCTGGCAAGTGCGG
It encodes:
- the ruvC gene encoding crossover junction endodeoxyribonuclease RuvC gives rise to the protein MRILGIDPGTIVVGYGVIEAADDELSLIGFSSLTPPASAPVPQRLAYIYKGLVEVIELYQPDEVAVESPFADKNIKSALAIGKAQAVALLAAANHSLSVTEYSPACIKSRVSGSGNASKEQIQEMVRLLLNLAEIPQPNDAADALAVAICHHSHRAFANITSQGD
- a CDS encoding YebC/PmpR family DNA-binding transcriptional regulator produces the protein MSGHSKWATIKHAKGAADAKRGQLFTKLSREIIFAAKQGGPSPEGNARLRLAIQKAKDNRMPSDNIERAIKKGSGELEGTTVIEMVLEGYGPGGVAVLVNGMSDNRNRTVSDVRHMFSRSGGSLAESGAVSWIFEAKGVIGVETVGLDTDDLSLKAIDMGAEDVNVEENYMEIYTAMPDMEKVRQQLEAQGVTVDSAEINMIPKNTVKLDEETSLQVLKLLDKLEELDDVQTVSSNADFDPEVVEKYHSQA
- the acpS gene encoding holo-ACP synthase, giving the protein MLYTGTDIIEIRRIKAAQARWGERFLNRIFTPAELSLCKDRLPSLAARFAAKEAVIKALSLPKNQSYSEIETLNLPDGQPSINLYGQALAKAGLLGIKQLSVSLSHCREYAIAMVVAQD
- a CDS encoding complex I 24 kDa subunit family protein, with amino-acid sequence MDKPVNKAYTPVLSLYEAKRENLIPILLAFQRKFSYLSRDMMQSVSVYVGVPESSVYNIATFYSQFRLEPPGIHKVHVCRGTACHVMGAERLLRNIEKRLGIKAGETTPDNEISLDTINCAGICGLAPTLEVDGKLYTRLDGSSLNRILGKKKR
- a CDS encoding acyl-CoA carboxylase subunit beta, whose amino-acid sequence is MAVQDQLDNLNRLKKQAEMGGGEAKIDAQHKRGKLTARERIELLFDKGTFNELGAFAAHRCRDFGLEKQRNAGDAVVTGSGLVNGRLVFAYSQDFTVLGGSISEVVGQKVAQVIDMAIRAGAPLIAINDSGGARIQEGVASLSGVGDILLRNTIASGVIPQISVVVGPSAGGAVYAPALTDFIFAVKGISQMYITGPDVIKAVTGEDISHEALGGAEIHAKKSGVAHFLCENEKECFEQIRELMGFLPQSNRNKPPRGKNKDNEERKTRDLRDIIPDNPKRAYDMKKVITEVADEKEFFEVHKHFAQNIIVGFVRMGGQPAGIVAQQPSHMAGVIDINASLKAARFIRFCDAFEIPLVSFVDVPGFMPGTDQEHSGIIKHGAKLIYAYAEATVPKITVITRKAYGGAYIVMSSKHLRGDINYAWPASEVAVMGAEGAVNIISRKAITESANPEETRQKLLDEYREHFANPYQAAQLGYIDDVIDPADTRSKIIKALRSLENKVLANPPKKHGNIPL
- a CDS encoding 3-isopropylmalate dehydratase large subunit, which translates into the protein MGKTLAEKILSLKSGSDASAGDIVVSKVDLAFVQDTTGPLTVREFWDNGFTKLANPSRTALFLDHAAPSPQRQLSTDHILLRKFARDTGALIFDVGEGVCHQLVAEKLARPGDVIVGADSHTVTAGGLGAFSTGMGSSDIAVAFALGKTWFRVPETIKVVVNGRFKHGIYAKDLILHLIGLIGADGATYKALEFSGNVVNNMTIAERLTIANMAVEAGAKVGLFPSDRQTLEYLRSVGREADYQPLAADADAVYERVIEIDATALEPTVSKPHTVDNTATARELKGTKLDQVFIGTCTGGRLDDLAVAAAIFKNRRHHPQTRLIVTPASQKVYLEAIRLGYIEILVQAGANIMPPGCGACLGVHQGVLGDGEVCLSTANRNFKGRMGNPEGFIYLASAATAAASAIKGEISDPREVM